A genomic segment from Lates calcarifer isolate ASB-BC8 linkage group LG13, TLL_Latcal_v3, whole genome shotgun sequence encodes:
- the ankrd13a gene encoding ankyrin repeat domain-containing protein 13A isoform X2, which produces MSTANVSEDIQVKFPLHSAVWENDFRKLEEQITLPQNDIEAVDPRGRTPLHLAVSLGHLESVRVLLRHGAAVTKENANNWTVLQEAVSTGDPEMVQLVLQRRDYLKASTALGGVPELLSKIRESPDFYMEMKWEFTSWIPLLSRVCPSDVCRIWKSGASLRVDATLLGFENMTWIRGRRSYIFKGDDSCAELMEVNHDDEVVDTERFNISQEMEDVTLESMQPAEQEVAKRLTTPIVNTYLDTKDIAFERNKSGIWGWRTDKTEVVNGFEAKVFSVNNVNVVIRTRTEHLTDEEKARIKSERNILESLLGTVEQHISAQGDLTLEYATATNPTAITPEEYFDPDFDLGNRDIGRPIELSIRTQKFKGTLWMSEEHPLSLVEQVTPIIDLMARTSSHFARLRDFVTLKFPPGFPVKIEIPLFHVLNAKITFGNVNKCSTAEEVNTTPAATPTSSGEDEEAAAPPPFQVCPSVFVVPASYHRRGGSRHTPMSNNDEELLQYAIHQSLLESRRVPGQEGILDDADGEFSDVIPSSQSDRSIPEGVLVEYGDTSSPASSISASSPDSDLRLAMELSARAQEEEERMRKQEEEELERILQLSLTEK; this is translated from the exons ATGTCCACGGCTAACGTTAGCGAAGACATCCAAGTGAAGTTTCCCCTGCACTCCGCAGTGTGGGAGAATGATTTCAGGAAACTGGAAGAACAAATAACGCTACCACAG AATGACATCGAGGCTGTGGATCCCAGAGGTCGGACACCTCTGCACTTGGCTGTGTCACTTGGACACctggagtcagtcagagtcCTTCTGAGACACGGTGCTGCAGTGACTAAAGAAAATGCCAATAACTGGACAG tgCTGCAGGAGGCAGTCAGCACCGGAGATCCAGAGATGGTTCAGTTAGTGCTTCAACGCAGAGACTACCTCAAAGCCTCCACTGCTCTGGGAGGAGTGCCTGAGCTGCTGTCAAAGATCCGAGAG TCTCCAGACTTCTATATGGAAATGAAGTGGGAATTCACCAGTTGGA TCCCTCTACTGTCCCGGGTTTGTCCAAGTGATGTTTGTCGCATTTGGAAAAGTGGCGCCAGCCTGCGAGTGGATGCCACTCTTCTAGGCTTTGAGAACATGACCTGGATCAGAGGACGTAGAAGCTACATCTTCAAAGgagatg attCATGTGCGGAGTTGATGGAGGTGAATCATGATGATGAAGTAGTGGACACTGAACGCTTCAACATCTCCCAGGAAATGGAGGATGTCACACTAGAGTCAATGCAGCCAGCTGAGCAGGAAGTTGCTAAAAGGCTGACTACTCCTATTGTCAACACCTACTTGGATACCAAGGACATTGCTTTTGAGAG GAACAAGTCTGGGATATGGGGCTGGAGAACTGACAAGACTGAAGTGGTCAATGGATTTGAAGCAAAG GTTTTCAGTGTGAACAATGTAAATGTTGTGATCAGGACAAGGACAGAGCATCTTACAGACGAGGAGAAAGCCAGGATAAAAA gtgAGAGGAACATCCTGGAGTCTCTGTTGGGGACTGTGGAGCAGCACATAAGCGCACAAGGG GACCTTACTCTTGAGTATGCAACTGCTACCAATCCCACTGCCATCACTCCAGAGGAATATTTCGATCCCGACTTTGACCTTGGGAACAGAGACATCGGCAGACCCATTGAACTAAGCATTCGTACACAGAA GTTCAAAGGTACGTTGTGGATGAGTGAGGAACATCCCCTGTCCCTGGTGGAGCAGGTAACCCCCATTATCGACCTCATGGCCCGGACAAGTTCCCATTTTGCGCGGCTACGAGACTTTGTGACCTTAAAGTTTCCTCCTGGATTTCCTGTTAAAATAG AGATTCCCCTATTTCATGTACTGAATGCCAAGATTACATTTGgtaatgtaaataaatgcagtacTGCAGAAGAAGTGAACACAACGCCAGCAGCCACACCAACATCCtcaggagaggatgaagaagctGCCG CACCACCTCCATTTCAGGTGTGTCCCTCAGTGTTCGTGGTGCCTGCCAGTTACCACCGCCGAGGAGGCAGCCGCCACACACCCATGTCCAATAATGACGAGGAGCTTTTGCAGTATGCCATCCATCAGAGTCTCCTGGAGTCTCGCAGAGTCCCAGGCCAG GAGGGGATCTTGGATGATGCTGATGGGGAATTTAGTGATGTAATCCCCAGTAGCCAGAGTGACAG GAGCATCCCAGAGGGGGTGCTAGTGGAGTATGGAGACACCTCCAGCCCCGCCAGCTCCATCTCTGCCTCCAGCCCCGACTCAGACCTCCGCCTAGCCATGGAGCTCTCGGCACGAGctcaggaggaagaggagaggatgaggaagcaagaggaagaggagctggagaggataTTGCAGCTGTCTCTCACAGAGAAGTAA
- the ankrd13a gene encoding ankyrin repeat domain-containing protein 13A isoform X1, whose product MSTANVSEDIQVKFPLHSAVWENDFRKLEEQITLPQNDIEAVDPRGRTPLHLAVSLGHLESVRVLLRHGAAVTKENANNWTVLQEAVSTGDPEMVQLVLQRRDYLKASTALGGVPELLSKIRESPDFYMEMKWEFTSWIPLLSRVCPSDVCRIWKSGASLRVDATLLGFENMTWIRGRRSYIFKGDDSCAELMEVNHDDEVVDTERFNISQEMEDVTLESMQPAEQEVAKRLTTPIVNTYLDTKDIAFERNKSGIWGWRTDKTEVVNGFEAKVFSVNNVNVVIRTRTEHLTDEEKARIKSERNILESLLGTVEQHISAQGDLTLEYATATNPTAITPEEYFDPDFDLGNRDIGRPIELSIRTQKFKGTLWMSEEHPLSLVEQVTPIIDLMARTSSHFARLRDFVTLKFPPGFPVKIGMQGFHRHCTLAFSFLLCLFLHLTCYYLPEIPLFHVLNAKITFGNVNKCSTAEEVNTTPAATPTSSGEDEEAAAPPPFQVCPSVFVVPASYHRRGGSRHTPMSNNDEELLQYAIHQSLLESRRVPGQEGILDDADGEFSDVIPSSQSDRSIPEGVLVEYGDTSSPASSISASSPDSDLRLAMELSARAQEEEERMRKQEEEELERILQLSLTEK is encoded by the exons ATGTCCACGGCTAACGTTAGCGAAGACATCCAAGTGAAGTTTCCCCTGCACTCCGCAGTGTGGGAGAATGATTTCAGGAAACTGGAAGAACAAATAACGCTACCACAG AATGACATCGAGGCTGTGGATCCCAGAGGTCGGACACCTCTGCACTTGGCTGTGTCACTTGGACACctggagtcagtcagagtcCTTCTGAGACACGGTGCTGCAGTGACTAAAGAAAATGCCAATAACTGGACAG tgCTGCAGGAGGCAGTCAGCACCGGAGATCCAGAGATGGTTCAGTTAGTGCTTCAACGCAGAGACTACCTCAAAGCCTCCACTGCTCTGGGAGGAGTGCCTGAGCTGCTGTCAAAGATCCGAGAG TCTCCAGACTTCTATATGGAAATGAAGTGGGAATTCACCAGTTGGA TCCCTCTACTGTCCCGGGTTTGTCCAAGTGATGTTTGTCGCATTTGGAAAAGTGGCGCCAGCCTGCGAGTGGATGCCACTCTTCTAGGCTTTGAGAACATGACCTGGATCAGAGGACGTAGAAGCTACATCTTCAAAGgagatg attCATGTGCGGAGTTGATGGAGGTGAATCATGATGATGAAGTAGTGGACACTGAACGCTTCAACATCTCCCAGGAAATGGAGGATGTCACACTAGAGTCAATGCAGCCAGCTGAGCAGGAAGTTGCTAAAAGGCTGACTACTCCTATTGTCAACACCTACTTGGATACCAAGGACATTGCTTTTGAGAG GAACAAGTCTGGGATATGGGGCTGGAGAACTGACAAGACTGAAGTGGTCAATGGATTTGAAGCAAAG GTTTTCAGTGTGAACAATGTAAATGTTGTGATCAGGACAAGGACAGAGCATCTTACAGACGAGGAGAAAGCCAGGATAAAAA gtgAGAGGAACATCCTGGAGTCTCTGTTGGGGACTGTGGAGCAGCACATAAGCGCACAAGGG GACCTTACTCTTGAGTATGCAACTGCTACCAATCCCACTGCCATCACTCCAGAGGAATATTTCGATCCCGACTTTGACCTTGGGAACAGAGACATCGGCAGACCCATTGAACTAAGCATTCGTACACAGAA GTTCAAAGGTACGTTGTGGATGAGTGAGGAACATCCCCTGTCCCTGGTGGAGCAGGTAACCCCCATTATCGACCTCATGGCCCGGACAAGTTCCCATTTTGCGCGGCTACGAGACTTTGTGACCTTAAAGTTTCCTCCTGGATTTCCTGTTAAAATAGGTATGCAAGGTTTTCATAGACACTGCACTTTAGCATTTTCATTCctcttgtgtctgtttttacatcTTACGTGTTATTATCTTCCAGAGATTCCCCTATTTCATGTACTGAATGCCAAGATTACATTTGgtaatgtaaataaatgcagtacTGCAGAAGAAGTGAACACAACGCCAGCAGCCACACCAACATCCtcaggagaggatgaagaagctGCCG CACCACCTCCATTTCAGGTGTGTCCCTCAGTGTTCGTGGTGCCTGCCAGTTACCACCGCCGAGGAGGCAGCCGCCACACACCCATGTCCAATAATGACGAGGAGCTTTTGCAGTATGCCATCCATCAGAGTCTCCTGGAGTCTCGCAGAGTCCCAGGCCAG GAGGGGATCTTGGATGATGCTGATGGGGAATTTAGTGATGTAATCCCCAGTAGCCAGAGTGACAG GAGCATCCCAGAGGGGGTGCTAGTGGAGTATGGAGACACCTCCAGCCCCGCCAGCTCCATCTCTGCCTCCAGCCCCGACTCAGACCTCCGCCTAGCCATGGAGCTCTCGGCACGAGctcaggaggaagaggagaggatgaggaagcaagaggaagaggagctggagaggataTTGCAGCTGTCTCTCACAGAGAAGTAA
- the slc6a4b gene encoding solute carrier family 6 member 4b, with amino-acid sequence MPRQDSTVMAGSLTHHGSPNPGYSSNNAVPVPVITQTDSRDKWSKKMDFLLSVIGFAVDLGNVWRFPYVCYQNGGGAFLIPYILMAIFGGVPLFYMELALGQFHRTGAISIWKHICPIFKGIGYAICIIALYVSFYYNTIIAWALFYFYSSFSSILPWTNCDNVWNTPDCTNYFGMDNVTWTNSSRSPAEEFYTRNVLEIHKSSGLKNVGGVRWQLMLCLFLIFTIVYFSLWKGVKTSGKVVWVTATLPYIVLFILLIRGATLPGAWRGVVFYLKPQWEKLLETSVWVDAAAQIFFSLGPGFGVLLALSSYNPFTNNCYRDAIVTSLVNCLTSFVSGFVIFTVLGYMAEMRKVEVEDVARDKGPSLLFITYPEAIANMMGSTFFAIIFFVMMITLGLDSTFGGLEAIITAVLDEYPDHFSHRRELFVLCLVVVCFLGSLSTLTNGGAYVVKLLEEFGVGCSIIAVGFLEAIAVSWFYGIKRFSNDVQAMLGKAPGLFWKVCWVAISPAFLAYIIVSSLLKAPPLALFDYKYPDWSITVGYIIGFSSFMWIPIYMVYKLVWTPGSLKQRLAVCLRPERTIPDIHADSLNMATVP; translated from the exons ATGCCCCGACAGGACTCAACGGTCATGGCCGGCAGTCTGACCCACCACGGCTCCCCGAACCCCGGCTACAGCTCCAACAACGCTGTCCCGGTGCCGGTCATTACACAGACGGACTCCAGGGACAAATGGAGCAAAAAGATGGATTTTCTCTTGTCTGTCATTGGTTTTGCGGTGGATTTGGGAAATGTTTGGAGATTTCCGTACGTATGTTATCAAAACGGCGGTG GTGCTTTCCTTATTCCCTACATTTTGATGGCCATCTTCGGTGGCGTGCCGCTCTTTTACATGGAGCTGGCGCTGGGACAGTTCCACAGAACGGGAGCCATATCCATATGGAAACACATCTGTCCCATTTTCAAAG GTATAGGATACGCCATTTGTATCATCGCTCTGTATGTGTCCTTCTACTACAACACCATCATCGCCTGGGCCCTCTTCTACTTCTACTCCTCTTTCTCCAGCATCTTGCCTTGGACAAACTGCGACAATGTGTGGAATACCCCCGACTGCACCAACTATTTTGGCATGGACAACGTCACCTGGACGAATTCCTCCAGGTCTCCGGCAGAGGAATTTTACAC GAGGAATGTTCTTGAGATCCACAAGTCATCAGGGCTAAAAAACGTCGGGGGTGTTCGCTGGCAGCTGATGCTCtgcctttttctcattttcaccaTAGTATACTTCAGCCTGTGGAAGGGAGTGAAGACATCAGGGAAG GTAGTGTGGGTGACCGCCACCTTACCCTACATTGTGCTTTTCATCCTCCTAATTCGAGGCGCCACTCTGCCGGGAGCCTGGAGAGGTGTTGTATTTTACCTAAAACCACAGTGGGAGAAGCTGCTGGAAACCAGT gtgTGGGTGGATGCTGCTGCTCAGATATTCTTCTCTCTGGGGCCAGGGTTTGGGGTTCTCCTGGCTCTGTCCAGCTACAACCCTTTCACAAATAACTGCTATCG TGACGCCATCGTGACAAGTTTGGTGAATTGTCTGACCAGCTTTGTGTCGGGGTTTGTAATATTTACGGTGCTGGGCTACAtggcagagatgaggaaggTGGAGGTCGAGGATGTAGCCAGGGATAAAG GACCAAGTTTACTCTTCATCACGTACCCAGAGGCCATTGCAAACATGATGGGCTCAACCTTTTTTGCAATCATCTTTTTTGTGATGATGATCACGCTGGGACTGGACAGTACT ttTGGTGGGCTGGAGGCGATCATCACTGCCGTGTTGGATGAATACCCAGATCATTTCTCCCACAGACGTGAACTCTTCGTTCTGTGCCTGGTTGTCGTCTGCTTTTTGGGTTCTCTAAGCACCCTTACAAAT GGTGGTGCATATGTGGTGAAGCTGCTGGAGGAATTTGGAGTTGGGTGCTCCATTATTGCTGTGGGTTTCCTTGAGGCCATTGCGGTTTCCTGGTTCTACG GCATCAAAAGATTTAGCAATGATGTTCAGGCCATGTTGGGCAAAGCTCCAGGTTTATTCTGGAAGGTGTGCTGGGTCGCAATCAGTCCAGCATTTCTGGCG TATATCATCGTGAGCTCCCTGCTGAAAGCACCGCCCCTCGCACTGTTTGATTACAAGTACCCAGACTGGAGCATCACAGTGGGATACATCATTGGCTTCTCATCCTTCATGTGGATCCCCATCTATATGGTCTACAAGCTGGTATGGACCCCTGGATCTCTCAAACAG AGGTTGGCGGTGTGTCTGAGACCTGAGAGGACCATACCAGACATCCACGCCGACAGCCTCAACATGGCTACTGTGCcatag